The following coding sequences lie in one Drosophila sulfurigaster albostrigata strain 15112-1811.04 chromosome 2R, ASM2355843v2, whole genome shotgun sequence genomic window:
- the LOC133839410 gene encoding LOW QUALITY PROTEIN: heterogeneous nuclear ribonucleoprotein F (The sequence of the model RefSeq protein was modified relative to this genomic sequence to represent the inferred CDS: deleted 1 base in 1 codon) produces the protein MSNADVQYNQGFGQAQGNNDDYNDDNDQQQEDDDQYDNDQNDGDDESNVKIGSVGESPKFIRLRGLPWSATHKEILDFLVNVEVINGSQGIHLVTSRVDGKNTGEAYVEVSTQEDVEEARKLNKASMGHRYIEVFTATPKEAKEAMRKTGGHGHAFVVKLRGLPYAVTEQQIEEFFAGLEIKTDREGILFVMDRRGRATGEAFVQFESQDDTEQALGRNREKIGHRYIEIFRSSIAEMKRATNGGGGGGGRPGPYDIRDRGANRGGNDFGGRNDWGNNGNFGVGANNMLGFNNLPSLMNSGNFGNSSGGGGNNGGGGNGGGNNGNFGQNSGNFGNFGNDFGDFNNFGNNRNNNNGNNFDMPGNFGNNGGGGFGNFGNNSGGGGGFNNGGGGGSGGFNNGGNNGGFNNGGSSGGFNNGGNSGGFGNFGNNSSGGGGGFGNSGFNSGGGGSGFNNGGGGGFNNGGNGGGFNNGGGNFNNGGGNFGSAGGNFGPIGGGRNNDVEYYTIHMRGLPYNSFENDVFKFFDPIRPANVRINYNKKGLHSGTADAYFDTYDDSQLAMKRHREQMGSRYIELFYDGKTRGGVNVGGGGGGNGGGNGGGGGGGGIGIGGGNNGGGGGGFSRRI, from the exons ATGTCGAACGCAGACGTGCAGTATAATCAGGGATTTGGCCAGGCACAGGGCAACAATGATGACTACAACGATGACAATGATCAGCAGCAGGAGGACGATGATCAGTATGATAACGATCAAAACGATGGCGACGATGAGTCCAATGTAAAGATCGGAAGCGTCGGCGAAAGTCCCAAATTCATAAGACTTCGTGGTCTTCCCTGGTCGGCTACCCACAAGGAGATTCTTGACTTTCTGGTCAACGTGGAGGTGATTAATGGATCACAGGGCATTCATCTGGTCACCAGCCGTGTAGATGGCAAGAATACCGGCGAGGCTTATGTTGAGGTCTCTACGCAAGAGGATGTTGAGGAGGCGCGTAAACTCAACAAGGCAAGCATGGGACATCGCTACATTGAAG tatttacGGCCACGCCAAAGGAGGCGAAGGAAGCGATGCGCAAGACAGGAGGACATGGTCATGCTTTTGTAGTGAAGCTCCGCGGTTTGCCTTACGCTGTAACCGAGCAGCAAATCGAGGAGTTCTTTGCCG GGTTGGAAATCAAAACGGATCGGGAGGGCATACTT TTTGTTATGGACAGAAGGGGTCGTGCTACTGGGGAAGCTTTTGTTCAGTTCGAAAGCCAGGATGACACTGAACAAGCCTTGGGCCGAAATCGGGAAAAAATTGGGCACAG GTATATTGAAATCTTTCGCAGCTCCATTGCTGAAATGAAACGTGCCACGAACGGAGGAGGTGGGGGCGGCGGACGTCCTGGACCTTATGATATACGTGATCGTGGCGCCAATCGAGGCGGCAATGATTTTGGCGGACGCAATG ACTGGGGCAACAACGGCAATTTTGGTGTAGGCGCTAACAATATGTTGGGCTTCAATAATCTGCCCAGTTTAATGAACTCTGGCAATTTTGGCAACAGCTCCGGTGGAGGCGGTAACAATGGAGGTGGTGGCAATGGCGGCGGCAACAATGGCAATTTTGGTCAAAACTCTGGTAATTTTGGCAATTTCGGCAATGATTTTGGCGATTTTAACAATTTCGgaaacaaccgcaacaacaacaatggcaacaacttcG ATATGCCTGGTAATTTTGGTAACAATGGCGGTGGAGGATTTGGAAACTTTGGCAACAATTCTGGTGGAGGCGGTGGCTTCAATAATGGCGGCGGAGGAGGCTCTGGAGGCTTCAACAATGGAGGAAACAACGGTGGTTTCAATAATGGTGGAAGCTCCGGAGGTTTCAATAATGGCGGTAATAGCGGAGGCTTCGGTAACTTTGGCAACAACTCcagcggtggcggcggcggtttTGGCAACAGCGGATTCAACAGTggaggcggcggcagcggcttCAACAACGGCGGAGGAGGCGGTTTTAATAATGGAGGCAATGGCGGCGGCTTCAACAATGGTGGTGGTAATTTCAACAATGGCGGCGGCAACTTTGGATCTGCTGGCGGCAATTTCGGCCCCATTGGCGGCGGTCGCAATAACGACGTCGAGTATTACACGATCCATATGCGTGGTCTGCCCTATAACTCATTTGAAAACGATGTGTTCAAG TTCTTCGATCCCATTCGTCCAGCAAATGTGCGCATCAATTACAACAAGAAGGGTTTGCACAGTGGCACAGCTGACGCCTATTTCGATACGTACGATGACTCACAGCTGGCGATGAAGCGTCACCGCGAGCAGATGGGTTCCCGCTATATTGAGCTTTTCTATGATGGCAAGACTCGAGGTGGAGTCAATgtcggtggcggcggcggtggtaATGGAGGCGGTAACGGCggaggtggtggtggtggcggcaTTGGAATCGGAGGCGGTAACAATGGCGGTGGTGGCGGAGGCTTCTCACGTCGCATTTGA